The genomic stretch TTAaactcatatatatatatatatatatatatatggatgcctatatatatatatatatatatatatatatgaatgtgAGTatctatgcatatatgcacTTATGGATATGAATATATGAATATGTATGTGCCTGTTCCAGCGTCGGAATGCCCACGGTTCGATTCAGCGTCGGCCTCGTTGTATGCAGGCGACATGATTCCACGTGTGCGCTTTTCGAGAAGCTGTGAATAACTCGGTCTGCTCACGCGCGGAATGTactttttttttcgaaaGACTTGTTTCTTCATTggcctctcgcgtcgtcgagTCGGTTTTCTTCAGGTGCTTCCGCGTGGAGAAGTATCTTCGCAACCACAAACAGTCCAAGCACATGGTCCTGGTTCTCAACAAGGTCAGCGGCTTTAGAGAGGCGTTTGTCTGCTTTCGTTTCGTGCTTTCCCATGTTTTTTCGACTTTTTTAGTGTTCACAGGTTCCGCCTTCCCTGCATGCGAGCGAGAGTTCACTCGATTTttctcgcagctgctccgCGGTGTCTTTTCTcgagcaggcgaagcgctCAAGCTCAAACTTTGCATCGAGTCTGTCTGCGTACGTTCTCTCgtgtgcgcctgcgtcaTTGCCCTTCTGCGTGTTGTCGTGCCATTGCAGAAACCGCCgctttctgttttctcttttcgcaGATCGATCTCATTCCTCCTGCAGTTGCCCGCATCTGGGTCAGACGCTTCTCGAAGGAGATTCCGACGCTGCCGTTCCAAGCCAAGAAGCAAGAGAAGGCTGCAGGTCGGCTTCAGCTcttccagctgctgcggtgAGCCTCTCGGCGCGGAAACCCAAAATCAAAAGACAAAATGAATAATTACATCATCGCATTCATCTGAGCTTGGCATTGCGCAGCAGTGGCGCAGCACAACGAAGAGGCCAACGTGGATACACATGCACGTGTGTATCTGCATGTAGGGTGATGTGGCCTTTCAAAGGAACGCGCAGCGAATCTGCAACTGTGTATTTTGTGGCTAGTGTAGAGAAGACGGGAGAGTTCGGTGTGTGTTGTGTTTCTCATCTCAATGTGCGTGCTATTGCACGTTATGTCTTCTCTGAGCTTGCGTCGCGCCAGTTTGCACCGCCACTGCGAAACGCTCACAgcatgcgccttcgcgcgggaGTTCAGGATGTATGCCAATTACGTTTCTGCGCGGTCACACGCGTACTTGAGTCTTTTTTTGCCGTTCTCCTGTTTGCGGTTCGCGGGGCGggtgcgtctctgcaggcagTACGTGCAGCTGATGAGCGACCGCAAGCACGTCTCAGTCGGCTTCATCGGCTACCCGAATGTAGGCAAGAGCTCCGTGATCAACGCCCTCCGCAGCAAGCAagtctgccgcgcggcgcccatCCCGGGACAAGTAAGCGGCGGAAAAACCGAAATTTTGGAAGATGGGTCTCAAAAACCTGGAAAAGGTGTTCGAAAAGCTTTTCATATTTGCTCGTATGTATATTTATGAGTATTTATATTCATATTTGCTTTTGTTTGTATAGGAGTATGCCGAGCCGTGTCCGGTTGTCTCCGGGAGGGGACGAGGGGAAAATTCCTCTCGAGGTCAGCGAAAAGCCTTCAGACCCACCTGGGCGTGCGTGTCAATCCGAGTGTTTACAAATACACAGACATAACCTGTAACATaactgtatatatatatatatatatatatatatatatatatatttatgtgttCAAAGGGGGCGGCTTGCGAGGCGAGCGGTGCGTTGAGGAGGTGGCGGATCGGGGACCGAGAGAGCGGATTCGGGGCGAGTTTcggagcgccgcctgcactCCGTCGCTCGCAGACGATTTTCAGATGCGTTCTGTGCACCGAGCTGCGAGGTCTGCAGAGGTTTCGAGAGttccttttttctgcagacTCGGGTGTGGCAATACGTCGCGCTGACGAAGCGGCTGTACCTGATTGACTGCCCGGGAATTGTGCCGGCTAGCGCGGCGATTTCCGACTCCCTCAGGGTACGGGGCGCTCCACGCATTTTTCTTTCCCCGCTGCCTCCTGGCGCAGACACGTGCATGGTTCTCTCTGCGATGCTGATTTTTGGGCGATCGGTTTGAGAGATTTTGCATATCTATGCACCCTGCAAGGCTTCTGCCGCGACGTTGACTTCGCCGGCACTGCTTACACACTTTCGCATAGGTAGTTCATAGGCATCGGTGCGGGCGCTTGCCGCATAGAGTTCTATTTCAATGCACTTCGTATGTCCTCTTCTCTCAGCAGCTGTAGCTTCGGCAATGCCGCTTTCTTGCTTTTTGCGCCGTGCTAACAAAAAGACTTTTCTTCATTTTCTTGCGCGGCAGGTGTCTACTGCGGCTTGGATAGAGCGTacttatatatgtatttggCATCACGACGTATGAATCCATccacgtatatgtatacatatatacatgtatatgtttgtgtatTTATGTGTATGTGCAAGCGCAAAGTTGTTGAGAGCTCTCGTGTTTGCATGTTTTTAGGTGATTCGCGGAGTCGTGCGCCCCGAGCGAATTCAGTGCCCTGAAGATCACATCGATGAAGTTCTTAAGCGCGTACAGCAGTAAGATACAGAAGGCACCTCTTTCTAAACTTTTTCAACGTATGTATGTTGATGTCGTTTTAGAGGGTCTTTAGCTGTTCACGGTGAATCGACTGAGCTGCGTTgagtgcatgcgcagaagCGGGTTTGCGGCTACGTAGTAAGCACATTCTTATtcatgtatgcatatgcacTTCGTAGCAGAAAGAGTCCTTTGCGTACGCCCTCCGttccgttttttttttttttcgttcgcATCGGCCGTGAAATTCCTCTCCGCAATCGCTACTGAAACTCCCCTATTCACGTAGTGTCCACACCTTGTGtacatatttgtatatatgcatttacATCTCTCCGAATACGTGTATTTagacatgtatatatatatatatatatatatatatatatatgtatagaatTCCCCCCGTGAGCGCGGGTTTTCTATGTGAGCGTCTACCTGTGGTTTTTTTGCTTGTTTTCAGGGACAGCATTCGCGCGAGATACGACATTCCGGATAAGTGCACGTGGAACGACTCTGAGGAATTTCTTACTATtctcgcgaagaagaaaggaaagcTGCGCAAGGGCGGAGAGCCCGATATTTCCACCGCTGCTCGCATCGGTGAGAAGGGAAGAAAATACAGGGAAATTGTGCCAAAAAAGGCGCAAAGAAAGAGTGCGACATACTGACAAAAGATCCCAGCAAGTGGATGTGCGCAGACAGGATTGAGCAACCTGCCCGGAGAACTCAATTTCTCTCCGCAGGGAGATTTCTCGAACccggaggggaggggggggacagGGGGGGCTGAGACGCTAGTTCATGCGGTCGCATGGTCGTTTGTCAAGCCGAGGAAGCGCACACGGCATCAAGACGTAGTTCCTTTCTCTTATTGATTCGaccgcgagagaagagaagacagaCTACGGTGTGTGGCCGTGTTGCTGTTTCCACTGCCTCTCTGGAGCGTTCAAGCGAATTGGCGCCTAACGCGCAGTCCCCGCCGCGCACAAGGCTCTGCGGACCCGCCAGTGGCACGTGAAAGCATccctttttcctcttttttttccagTGCTCTACGACCTgcagcgcggacgcctcccCTACTacgtgccgccgccggccgacGCGAACACGCCTTCTGAGGAcgaagccgaggaggcggttGAGAGCACTGGCCCCACGCGTGCGCgagcagacggcgagaatgaagaagaggacgaagaggaaaacgaatGGGACGgtgaggaagaagcggcgcctgcagccggcaagcggagacgaaaagcgagtgagaaagagaagggcgaggctgcgaaagccgaggaggagggcgcagagctccggcgagcgaagaagaaagcagtCGAGCAGGCCGAGGCGTCCAGCAAGGAAGGAGCGAAGAAAGGTCAAGCCGGAGGCAagcggaagaaaacgaagggcgccgcgcagaagagcgaCATCGACGCCGCCAAGACCCTCGCAGATGAATTCGAGGCTTAAACGTGCGCACccttgcggcgcgcgagtccTCTCGGCGaacagcgcgtgcgcgggaAACGTCTAGGTTGAAGGGAAGCCTGGAGCACCATCCGCTCTCCACGGGCTAGAGCGTTCTAGAATGACATTTTTGTTTACAGATCTGTATACCTCTGTGTAGGGATATGCTTTTGTCGAGAGTCAACGCGGCTCTCGTATTTGTGTGACCTTCTCTCCCTGTCTTGACATCTTCAGGAGGAAAGTTGGTTTGTTGGATTTCCATATTACCTTTCTTCTTGCCGCACGTGTGCGCGTCGCTGAGAAGCTGATTCCTGTCCcgtccttcgtctccgcggctcgttcgcggcctctctgcatTCGTAAGCGCACCTCCTTTAGGGATGCTTtttgtctctttctcgcttctcccgcatccctctgcgtctgcttgaTAATCTGTCTGGGGTCTTCTCCTCTAGGCAGAACTCGCGCGATCTCAGCCTCCGTCTCACTGAATCGCTGGTGTGCAGAGGCGAACCCTCGCTCAGCCGCAGACTCGAGAAGATCTGGCGCTTCCATAGCTTGAGTTTCCGCTCTTTTTACAAAAGTCTAGACCTGAACTTTCAGGGGGCGGTaggggcgccgcctcgcgcagaggtGGGGGGAAGTCTCAGGCGGAACCAGGACTGTTGTGAGGCTTTGCGAGACTAAGGAGGCAATGCAACTTGCAGGCAACgggtttttctcctctcgtgCTGCATTCTTCAACGTACGGAGAGCGATACGCGGAAACAAAGATCTGACTTCCCGATTTGGAGGCGCATCCACAAATATATCCAAACATGTGAATCTATATATTTATAAGAGTACGCATGCAAATAGCATCCAGGGAGAACTGAAAAGGCGACATATAATACAGGAGAGCAGGGCGGCCTCCCACAGCTCGCGGGTTCGTCAAGCCTCTGTTCCAGCAGAGACACGAACGCGTAGGACGAAGTGCACTCGGCCTTTGCTGCACTCTCGCGGTGCATCCAGACGCGAGTCtggcagcgcatgcagtcgaAGAGAAACGCAAAGGCGGTGCGACCACATCTCTCCAAGCCGCGCCGACAACCAGTGCTCGATCTTTTTTCCACAGCTCATGCACATTTTTCCCGAGCTTCGCCGCAAGAAGAGCTTGCGAAAGGGCACGCGATCCCACGAAGACCCCAAGGCTAGTCAGGCGGCGACGTAAAACAGCCGCGCTCTCCAGACAGCAGTGCATGCCCCTAACGGGAAAAAATGTTTGCATTTTCTTCACTTCGCCGCTCGTTCATTTCCTGTGGCTGCCGCCAGGCTCGCAGCTTCCACTGTTATCCGAAGAACTCCAGTCAGCCTCCGCGAGAAGAGCCGAAAGAGGCGGCTCGCGATCCAGAGAGTCCTGCGCATCCCGaacgtcgccgcgcctgaagaaagacgaaagagaggcagaaaggaTAGCATAAAAAActaaacagaaaaaaaaaagagcgGACCGCAGAAAAGGCGGTGGCAGAATCCAACAGCGGGGAAGGGACAAGTAATACGCACGTCGGCATGTGCCTTCCAggctcatatatatatatatatatacatatatatatatatatacatatatgtatatgtgtattaCATTATAAAAACTATATTTAAAATAATTAACATGTATAATTACATATATCATAAATTATATACACACTAGATGTGAATACATATACATCTCGGTGACAGGCACCAAAAAACCGGTTGCTGCAGGCGTGTATAGAAGTACGGGAAGAGCGAAAAAATAATTTTAGAGAGGTACTCCGGCGTATCACGGCGGAGCCTGTAGGAATGAGAAGAAGCTCCCGCCAAGCCTGAGCTCTTGCCCAAACTTACTGCATGCGCAGTTTCGTCTCAATGTCGTCCTGTAAACTAGTCGCGCAGATGACAGCACGGCACCCTGAGAAAACACGGACTCCGCAACGTATCTGCAATTTCTTTTTTGTCGTTTGTTCGTTTCTGCTGTGAGAAATGGATGTCACGAAAAACAGTATGCTCCACGCATCGCGCTCTGTTCTGCATGGGGAAGATTTCAATAGAAGGATGCAGCGGAGGAGCAGGGAGGAGTCTCCCTGCACACGcgcaaaaaaagagaagaaactGCGACCTCGATGGCCGCTATTAACGTTTTCTGACGCGCCTACAAATTGCCTAAGGCcacggcgcgctggcggaggcacCCACAGCTGCACTCTCTCAAGAAATTTCAAACGTGCTGAAGCGCTGCAAGCGCTCGGGCGCTACCTGCGAACGGACAGGAGACCGCGCCCGGCGTGTCGGAGCGTCGCCTGATTCACACACAGAAACACAAAAAAAGGAGGATGCAAGACAAAACCCAGAGCCTCAGGGGCGGATTACAAGGTagacagaaagaagaagaaggtaGACGAGCActgcgcagacacagaggagGGCTTATGTGgaacaagaaaaaaacagagagtTCTCTGCATCGGCCGATCTCCCCGCCGGAGCTGTCAGCACTGCATCGAGGGGGATTCGCAGGCGAGACCCATAGAGCGGGCCCTCAagaacgcagagaaaaacaccGAAAAAGGCAACAGGGGATGCGTTTCtgcggtgtacatacagctGCGCGAGAATGGCCTCCTTCTCAAAAACGTGGACGCAGGCACGGCCCTCCGAGGCGAATCTGCAGGAAGAAAATGGCAGCACGAAGCAAGCAAACGCGCAGTCTGGATTTCTTTCGTGAGCTGTTTCCTTGTCACGTGCTCCAAGAAGCCAGCGGCACTGAAAGAAGCGAAAACAAATAAGGCAAGAACCCCGAGGGCGCATCACGTCTGATGGCAAAGGAGCTTCGCCGACAGTCAAGCGGAGCTGCGGCCAGGCCGgtccatatatatacagacgGATGAAGATGAATGtcgagagacgcacgcaaGCGGATGGAGACGTATCCCACTTGAGAGAGCGACAGGGAGAActagacgcagagaagagccAGGCGACTCCAAGCAAAACCCGCTGGAGAAGGACTAGGCATATGACGCCCTACCGAGTGGAGACAGGCTCTTGGAATGGCTCCTGCGTGATCGGACACTTTGAGAAGACGACTGAAGCTAGGCGAAACTTTTTGCCTTCGACTGcatcttcctctgcgtcctctcgctcggATTCCTCTCCGCCAGTGCCGCCCAGACAcacgtcctcgtcttcgtctg from Besnoitia besnoiti strain Bb-Ger1 chromosome X, whole genome shotgun sequence encodes the following:
- a CDS encoding putative nucleolar gtp-binding protein 2 (encoded by transcript BESB_017830), with the protein product MGKKSAGLKKKAGGGKKAHLPAFQKGSSSTNPDRKLPNNKKKGFYRSKSTIKLLNLYKSRPQQDKEPQPTAPARIQPDRRWFGNTRVIDQTKLAAFREALSEADSNPYSVVLRRSKLPLSLLAPSAPGKTEHVDDLKQEGEIGLPSPKPRGTAVLSLQSFTDVFAGKRMRKRPQLFASDLGELAKQAEQRQASYAEDRQRPAGDDEGEEGDAAKPGLGDDDLFSREEEGTGYVPSEDIFKKGTSRRIWGELYKVIDASDVIVQVVDARDPIGTRCFRVEKYLRNHKQSKHMVLVLNKIDLIPPAVARIWVRRFSKEIPTLPFQAKKQEKAAGRLQLFQLLRQYVQLMSDRKHVSVGFIGYPNVGKSSVINALRSKQVCRAAPIPGQTRVWQYVALTKRLYLIDCPGIVPASAAISDSLRVIRGVVRPERIQCPEDHIDEVLKRVQQDSIRARYDIPDKCTWNDSEEFLTILAKKKGKLRKGGEPDISTAARIVLYDLQRGRLPYYVPPPADANTPSEDEAEEAVESTGPTRARADGENEEEDEEENEWDGEEEAAPAAGKRRRKASEKEKGEAAKAEEEGAELRRAKKKAVEQAEASSKEGAKKGQAGGKRKKTKGAAQKSDIDAAKTLADEFEA